From the genome of Colwellia psychrerythraea 34H, one region includes:
- the lolB gene encoding lipoprotein insertase outer membrane protein LolB — MSQFIKAHLYSPYLLTLTLCTVLVSGCSTLPNNETQVLIKQTSQQRIDELQHLQQWKIKGKIAFIEKKSRSSATLSWQVDENKSTQKLNLTTYLGINVLQLDSNANSHKIQVDGKTYQGHNLEVLIHSITGLTLPTQALTFWLKGIPYQEDDSIHYQKTTQLPLTLSSYYNNELWQVSYANYQQIDSYSLATKFSIKKDDLLIKIVVNDWSITNK; from the coding sequence ATGTCCCAATTTATTAAAGCTCACCTTTATTCACCCTATTTACTCACCCTTACCTTATGTACGGTATTAGTATCAGGTTGTAGTACTCTGCCTAATAATGAAACTCAGGTATTAATTAAACAAACATCCCAACAAAGAATTGACGAACTGCAACACTTACAGCAGTGGAAAATAAAGGGTAAAATAGCTTTTATAGAAAAAAAATCACGCAGTAGCGCAACATTATCTTGGCAAGTTGACGAAAATAAAAGCACCCAAAAACTCAATTTAACCACTTATTTAGGGATAAATGTTCTACAACTTGATTCGAATGCTAACAGCCATAAAATACAAGTAGATGGAAAAACCTATCAAGGCCATAATTTAGAAGTACTTATTCATTCCATTACCGGTTTAACCTTACCAACCCAAGCACTGACGTTTTGGCTCAAAGGTATACCCTATCAAGAAGATGATAGTATTCATTATCAAAAAACTACGCAGCTACCACTCACGCTATCAAGCTATTATAATAATGAATTATGGCAAGTCAGCTACGCTAACTATCAGCAAATTGATAGCTATAGCTTAGCGACTAAATTTTCGATTAAGAAAGATGATTTATTAATTAAAATTGTCGTCAATGACTGGTCTATTACCAACAAATAA
- the hemA gene encoding glutamyl-tRNA reductase translates to MSIVAVGINHKTAPVAVREKISFNPDKLSIALQEMLNAVQCREVAILSTCNRTELYLVQDGDFDVTQQRLIKWLESFHNVPASTILPSLYWHKDQQAVNHMMRVACGLDSLVLGEPQILGQMKQAYSQAKAAGSMSLIMDRLFQRTFGVAKQVRTETEIGASAVSVAFASVNLAKHIFGGLEKTKVLLVGAGETIELVAKHLYENNVGKITVANRTLARAENMATKIGADVITLAQIPEHMCNADIVISSTGSTLPIIGKGMVEQALASRKHQPIFMVDLAVPRDIEEQVSELEDVFLYTVDDLQGIIAKNIANRRKAAVQAESIVNSQSDNFMAWLRGLNTQDTVISYRKQCLDNRDVLLEKAFIQLKNGKNSEAVLAELANKLTNKFMHAPTSALQSAAQGGELDKLIYLRDIFNIDSQE, encoded by the coding sequence GTGTCTATCGTTGCTGTTGGAATTAATCATAAAACTGCGCCTGTTGCGGTCAGAGAGAAAATATCTTTTAATCCAGATAAGCTTTCTATTGCCCTTCAAGAAATGCTTAATGCAGTACAGTGTCGTGAAGTTGCTATTCTTTCTACCTGTAATAGAACAGAGTTATACCTAGTACAAGATGGTGACTTTGATGTTACTCAGCAACGCCTAATTAAATGGCTAGAAAGTTTCCATAACGTACCCGCCTCGACTATTTTACCTAGCCTATATTGGCATAAAGACCAGCAAGCCGTTAATCATATGATGCGCGTAGCCTGTGGTTTAGACTCTCTTGTTTTAGGCGAACCGCAAATCCTAGGGCAAATGAAACAAGCTTATAGTCAAGCGAAAGCTGCTGGCTCTATGTCATTGATTATGGACCGGTTATTTCAACGTACTTTTGGCGTAGCAAAACAAGTTCGCACAGAAACTGAAATTGGTGCCAGTGCAGTATCTGTTGCCTTTGCTTCAGTAAACTTAGCCAAGCATATTTTTGGCGGCCTTGAAAAAACTAAAGTATTGCTTGTTGGTGCAGGTGAAACTATTGAGTTAGTTGCAAAACATTTATATGAAAATAATGTCGGTAAAATTACCGTTGCTAACAGAACACTTGCACGTGCTGAAAACATGGCAACGAAAATTGGCGCTGATGTTATTACTTTAGCGCAAATACCTGAACATATGTGTAATGCTGATATTGTTATCAGCTCTACCGGATCTACTTTACCTATCATTGGTAAAGGCATGGTTGAGCAAGCGTTAGCGTCACGTAAGCATCAACCTATTTTTATGGTTGATCTTGCTGTTCCTCGTGATATTGAAGAACAAGTTTCAGAACTTGAAGATGTATTTTTATATACCGTTGATGACTTACAAGGCATTATTGCTAAGAATATAGCCAATCGACGTAAAGCTGCAGTTCAAGCTGAAAGCATTGTGAATAGCCAGTCCGATAATTTTATGGCATGGCTGCGCGGTTTAAATACGCAGGACACTGTCATTAGTTATCGTAAACAATGTTTAGATAACCGTGATGTTTTACTCGAAAAAGCATTCATACAATTAAAAAATGGTAAAAATTCAGAAGCTGTTCTAGCTGAACTTGCCAATAAACTTACCAATAAATTCATGCATGCACCTACCAGTGCTCTCCAGTCTGCTGCCCAAGGTGGTGAACTGGATAAACTTATCTATTTACGTGACATCTTTAATATAGATTCACAAGAGTAG